In uncultured Methanobrevibacter sp., the following are encoded in one genomic region:
- the larB gene encoding nickel pincer cofactor biosynthesis protein LarB, whose translation MKDILERLVRGEVNIDEAEKLLKAENILEFDDIAKFDIKRTDRTGFPEAIFSPSKDYEDLITIIKNYLENSDEDLIITKLSNERYERILKDLGENPYIVEYNKRAQILIIRKKITKRQPKAKIGIITAGTSDINIAEEARVIVEEGGCEAITSYDIGVAGIHRLFPQIAHMVKEDVKAFIVCAGMEGALPSVVAGLVDVPVIGVPTSVGYGVGEGGRVALDAMLQSCAPGIAVVNIDNGFGAGVFALTIVKSD comes from the coding sequence ATGAAAGATATTCTTGAAAGATTGGTACGTGGGGAAGTAAATATAGATGAAGCTGAAAAACTCCTGAAGGCTGAAAACATTCTGGAGTTTGATGACATTGCCAAGTTTGACATTAAAAGAACCGATAGGACAGGTTTTCCGGAGGCAATATTTTCTCCAAGCAAGGATTATGAAGATCTGATTACAATTATCAAAAATTATCTTGAAAACAGCGATGAAGATTTGATTATAACCAAATTATCCAATGAAAGATACGAAAGGATTTTAAAAGATTTGGGTGAAAACCCCTATATTGTTGAATATAACAAGAGGGCACAGATTCTAATCATCAGAAAGAAAATCACTAAAAGACAACCGAAAGCCAAAATAGGCATTATAACTGCAGGAACATCAGACATCAATATTGCAGAAGAGGCACGCGTAATCGTTGAGGAAGGAGGGTGCGAAGCCATTACCTCCTATGACATAGGGGTTGCCGGAATCCACAGGCTGTTTCCACAGATTGCACATATGGTAAAGGAGGATGTGAAGGCATTCATCGTATGTGCGGGAATGGAAGGGGCGCTCCCGTCCGTTGTGGCCGGATTGGTGGATGTTCCGGTCATTGGAGTTCCGACATCCGTAGGATATGGTGTCGGTGAAGGCGGAAGGGTGGCACTTGATGCTATGCTTCAGTCATGCGCTCCCGGAATAGCGGTAGTAAATATTGACAACGGTTTTGGAGCGGGAGTATTTGCTCTTACGATTGTAAAAAGTGATTAA
- a CDS encoding GNAT family N-acetyltransferase, translating into MRYETFNPKIHDVSKVARFVYDVDFRTFDMLFKSPDSAVKTISKSLENEDLETFTVILDDDDNIIGMLIYYIDKFPRHFNFRSLRLLIVDILDYFVLCDVGPGDLYIAEIAIDSSLRGQGLGKQVLLEVIDYAKSQNLNRVILDADFRNEGAKRLYEKIGFREFNKKRLKFLSFERGMHNMELVLKR; encoded by the coding sequence ATGAGATATGAGACTTTCAATCCCAAGATACATGATGTGTCCAAAGTGGCCAGGTTTGTTTATGATGTTGATTTTAGGACATTTGACATGCTTTTCAAATCACCTGACAGTGCTGTTAAGACCATTTCAAAAAGCCTTGAAAATGAGGATTTGGAGACCTTCACTGTAATCTTGGATGACGATGATAACATAATTGGGATGCTTATATATTATATAGACAAGTTTCCGAGACACTTCAACTTCCGGTCACTGAGGCTGTTGATAGTAGATATACTGGATTATTTTGTATTGTGTGATGTTGGACCGGGAGACCTCTATATTGCTGAAATTGCAATAGACTCTTCACTGAGGGGTCAGGGTTTGGGTAAACAGGTTCTTCTTGAAGTCATTGATTATGCCAAAAGCCAAAATCTGAATCGTGTAATCCTGGATGCCGATTTCAGAAATGAAGGTGCAAAAAGATTATATGAAAAAATAGGATTTAGAGAGTTTAATAAAAAAAGACTGAAATTCCTCAGTTTTGAAAGGGGAATGCACAATATGGAATTAGTCCTTAAGAGGTAA